A segment of the Superficieibacter sp. HKU1 genome:
ATATCCACTCCTGACGTGGGTACTACCGGCAACGCAATACCGTCATCCGTCATGACAACACCCTGCCGCTCCACACGTCCGCTGAACAGATTCATCGACGGCGAGCCGATAAAACTCGCGACGAAGGCATTTGCCGGACGGTCGTACAATTCCAGCGGCGTCCCGACCTGCTCAATATGCCCGTCACGCAATACCACAATGCGGTCCGCCATGGTCATGGCTTCAATCTGATCGTGCGTAACATAAATCATGGTGGTGTTCAGCCGCTGATGCAGGGCTTTGATTTCGGTACGTAACTCAACGCGCAGTTTGGCGTCGAGATTGGATAACGGCTCGTCGAAAAGAAACAGCCGGGGATGGCGCAATATCGCGCGTCCCATCGCCACACGCTGACGCTGCCCGCCAGAGAGCTGAGCGGGTTTGCGGGTCAATAATGCTGTTAATCCCAGGGTGTCGGCGGCCTGGCGCACCTGCTGGTCAATGTTGGCCCTGGTCACGCCCTGCATTTTGAGCGAGAAACCCAGGTTTTCCGCCACTGACATATGCGGATACAGCGCATAGTTTTGAAAGACCATCGCCATATTACGATCCTGTGGAGACAGATCGTTAATCACGTCGCCGTCCAGCACCAGCTCACCGCCGTCAATACTTTCCAGTCCGGCAATCATCCGCAGTAAGGTCGATTTTCCACAGCCGGACGGCCCGACCAGCGCGATAAACTCGCCGTGATGGATGGTCAGGTTCAGATCCGGGATGATGGACTGCCCGTTAAAGGTTTTCGCGATATGTTGTAGTGTCAGCGTTGCCATAATTAATCCTTAATGCCCCCGGCGGTTAAGCCATGTACCAGATAGCGACGGACCAGCAGCGTAAACGCCACCACCGGCAGCATCACCAGCGTGCCGCTGGCGGCGATCTTGCTCCATTCCCAGCCTTCATATTGCAGGAAGTTCACAATGGCGACCGGTGCCGTGATGGCGTTAGTGCGCGTCAGGATCAGCGCGAAGAAAAAATCATTCCAGGAAAATATAAAGCACAGGATGGCCGTCGCCGCGAGGCCGGGTTTGACCAGCGGCAATGAGATGTGCCAGAAACTGCGCCACAGCGAGCAGCCGTCCATCCACGCGGCTTCTTCCAGCGCCACCGGGACCGCGGAAAAGAAGGTCTGCATCAGCCAGATCACAATCGCCAGATTAAACGTCAGATAGACGATCGCCAGCCCGATAATGGTGTCCTGTAAGCCCAGCCAGCGCCAGGCGAGGAAAAAGGGAATGGTGAACGCAATGGGAGGAGCCATACGGGTGACGAGGATCCACAATGCGACGTAACGGCGGGCGCGAAAACGCCAGCGCGTCAGCACCCACGCCGCCGGGACGCCCAGCAGCAGGGAAAACACGGTTGAAAGCACGCTGACCATCAGGCTGTTACCAAACGGCTGGAGAAAATTGCCGGCAATCAGCGCACGGTAGCCGTCAAGCGTCGGCGTAAACCATAACGTCAGCTCAAAGGCATCCAGCGAGGGGCGCACTGACATTATCACCATCCACAAGAATGGCGCGAGAAACACCCCCAGCAGCACCAGCGCCAGCAACGTGCGCTTTCCCCTGAGACGCCATTTTTTACGCCGGGCAGCAGCAAACGGCTGCGGCCGCGCGTCAGTGTGTTGTACTGTCATCGTTCCACCCTGCCCGGCCAATCAGCCAGCTTAAAATGAACACGCCCACCAGGATAACGACCGCAATCGCGCTGCCGTAACCCCACCAGGAAAAGTTAAACGCCTGAATAAAACCGTAGTAGTTAGTCACTTCCGTCACCGATCCCGGCCCGCCGTCGGTCAGGATATAAATGAGCGGGAACGCCTTAAAACTGTCGATCAGGCGGAACAAGATACACACGACCAGCACCGGCTTCAGATGCGGCAGGACGATATAACGAAAGATATTGAATGAGGATGCCCCGTCCAGGCTCGCCGCTTCCCGGGGTTCATTCGGTACCATCTGGAGCGCTGCCAGCACCATCAACATGGTAAATGGAAACCACTGCCAGACATCCGCCACCGCGATGGCCCATAACGCAGTGTCCGGGTTGGCAATCAGCGAGTCCAGCGGCAGGTTAAAGCGGTCCAGCACCTGATGCAGCGGGCTGATATCCGGCGTATAAATGATTTTCCAGATCAGCGCCACGATGATTGGCGGCAGGACCATGGGAATAAGCAGCAGCGTTCGTACGCCGTTCAGCCAGCGCGACGTCCCGTTCAACAGCAGCGCCAGCAGCAGTCCGATCAGCACCTGGAAAAACACGCTGACAATCGAAAGCTTAAGCTGTGTTACCAGTGAGCCGAGGAAACGATCATCGTGCAGTAACTGCTGATAGTTAACCAGCGGGTTGGCAAAGGTGAATGAGGTGTCCGGGTTGGTCAAACTGAACGGCGTCAGACTGGTAACCAGCAGCGCTAGCGCAGGCACCAGCGTCAGCAATGTCAGCACGATCAGCGACGGAGCGAGGCCCAGGAGCCAGGCA
Coding sequences within it:
- the ugpC gene encoding sn-glycerol-3-phosphate ABC transporter ATP-binding protein UgpC; its protein translation is MATLTLQHIAKTFNGQSIIPDLNLTIHHGEFIALVGPSGCGKSTLLRMIAGLESIDGGELVLDGDVINDLSPQDRNMAMVFQNYALYPHMSVAENLGFSLKMQGVTRANIDQQVRQAADTLGLTALLTRKPAQLSGGQRQRVAMGRAILRHPRLFLFDEPLSNLDAKLRVELRTEIKALHQRLNTTMIYVTHDQIEAMTMADRIVVLRDGHIEQVGTPLELYDRPANAFVASFIGSPSMNLFSGRVERQGVVMTDDGIALPVVPTSGVDIGQRVVYGVRPQHFVLAPGAAIDAQVNVVEPTGSETQIMLNIGQQKVTTLFHQRVTATPGETLSIVPDARHAHLFDAASGLRLN
- a CDS encoding carbohydrate ABC transporter permease; protein product: MTVQHTDARPQPFAAARRKKWRLRGKRTLLALVLLGVFLAPFLWMVIMSVRPSLDAFELTLWFTPTLDGYRALIAGNFLQPFGNSLMVSVLSTVFSLLLGVPAAWVLTRWRFRARRYVALWILVTRMAPPIAFTIPFFLAWRWLGLQDTIIGLAIVYLTFNLAIVIWLMQTFFSAVPVALEEAAWMDGCSLWRSFWHISLPLVKPGLAATAILCFIFSWNDFFFALILTRTNAITAPVAIVNFLQYEGWEWSKIAASGTLVMLPVVAFTLLVRRYLVHGLTAGGIKD
- a CDS encoding sugar ABC transporter permease, yielding MALSLSWRARQRNAWLLGLAPSLIVLTLLTLVPALALLVTSLTPFSLTNPDTSFTFANPLVNYQQLLHDDRFLGSLVTQLKLSIVSVFFQVLIGLLLALLLNGTSRWLNGVRTLLLIPMVLPPIIVALIWKIIYTPDISPLHQVLDRFNLPLDSLIANPDTALWAIAVADVWQWFPFTMLMVLAALQMVPNEPREAASLDGASSFNIFRYIVLPHLKPVLVVCILFRLIDSFKAFPLIYILTDGGPGSVTEVTNYYGFIQAFNFSWWGYGSAIAVVILVGVFILSWLIGRAGWNDDSTTH